In one Spirosoma rigui genomic region, the following are encoded:
- a CDS encoding Hint domain-containing protein codes for MKNNLLSFLIFLACATATQLLSQRVAAQTTASAGMTLDQLKAVKAIKIANLDKDTYLKSGAFILDRYEERPAYVFNYTDGITRKIYLYKVFSAADTKDLGLLAIYQNTKTNEIKPFVIPGASADRTAWDAYIDDLKYVGEKEPGLMSTLTFVLSREMAGLLEGGGGKTDEGGAKKKEEYNFCFAPDAPVTLPDGSAKAISAITAGDVVLGYNAGTKSVAPTRVTRVDIHESDSFALTAVWLTPANEMTANGRGTLATPILFEATANHPVLTDAGRKALGDVQAGALLFHIENGKTVPYRVIRTEQAVRSVKTVYNLATEAGAYLVGETVVLDK; via the coding sequence ATGAAAAACAACCTACTCTCATTTTTGATCTTTCTGGCCTGTGCCACCGCAACCCAACTCCTGAGCCAGCGCGTTGCGGCCCAGACGACTGCATCGGCGGGTATGACCCTCGACCAGCTCAAGGCCGTTAAGGCCATTAAAATTGCCAACCTCGACAAAGATACCTACCTGAAATCGGGCGCGTTTATTCTGGATCGCTACGAAGAGCGGCCCGCCTACGTGTTTAACTATACGGACGGCATTACCCGGAAGATCTACCTCTACAAGGTGTTCTCGGCGGCCGATACCAAGGACCTCGGTTTGCTGGCCATTTATCAAAATACCAAAACCAACGAGATAAAACCATTTGTCATTCCGGGTGCATCGGCAGATCGGACGGCCTGGGATGCCTACATCGACGACCTCAAGTACGTTGGCGAAAAGGAACCCGGCCTGATGTCGACGCTGACCTTCGTGCTGTCGCGCGAGATGGCGGGGCTGCTGGAAGGCGGTGGCGGTAAAACGGACGAAGGCGGTGCCAAGAAGAAAGAAGAGTACAACTTCTGTTTCGCACCCGACGCCCCCGTTACTCTTCCCGATGGTTCGGCTAAAGCCATTAGCGCCATCACAGCCGGCGACGTAGTACTGGGCTACAATGCCGGGACAAAAAGCGTTGCGCCAACCCGCGTTACCAGGGTAGATATTCATGAGTCGGACAGCTTCGCCCTGACGGCCGTGTGGCTGACACCCGCCAATGAAATGACGGCTAACGGACGCGGTACCCTGGCTACGCCCATTCTGTTCGAAGCCACGGCCAACCATCCGGTACTGACCGATGCCGGTCGCAAAGCGCTGGGCGACGTTCAGGCGGGTGCCTTGCTGTTTCACATCGAGAACGGCAAAACAGTCCCTTACCGTGTCATTCGCACGGAACAGGCCGTTCGCTCGGTAAAAACGGTTTACAACCTGGCCACTGAAGCCGGTGCCTACCTGGTTGGCGAAACTGTTGTGCTGGACAAATAA
- a CDS encoding flavin monoamine oxidase family protein, which produces MTRRDFINATSASYASMLAWGLIQPAPASALDLPANGQTGDGKGRKVIILGAGLAGLTTAYELGKLGYDCTILEARSRSGGRVWTVRGGTKETEMAGGIDQTCQFGTGLYFNGGAARIPHHHQLTLQYCRELGVPLELFNGSNESAYLYNDGGTGDFANRRMRISDYHMDMRGYTSELLAKALDQSKLDEQLTKEDVEKLIDYLKNEGDLNTGHLYKGTNRRGYKTKRDPGAGNTPGDLTDPYGLTDLLRSGFMQPVFYNNGDYAYEQQSTLLQPVGGMDAIPRALESKLPGKIIFNAPVTELRKTENGVRVVYTKAGKPTEIKGEFCVCTLPLPMLKNLESDLSGTVKRAADFIPYMKTGKIGLQFKRRFWEEDDGIYGGISRTNMDINQIWYPSFGLQSKKGVLIGYYNFYSRAEAVGAMPIAEREKMALTQGAKIHPQYPAEFENSFSLAWHRIPYSGGGWANYDDATRKKYYPSLLEPDGNIYFAGEHTTYLTAWMAGAFTSALRTVESIHARVGEYTKK; this is translated from the coding sequence ATGACACGAAGAGACTTTATTAACGCAACCAGTGCCAGTTATGCCAGTATGCTGGCGTGGGGACTAATACAACCTGCACCAGCATCGGCACTGGATCTGCCCGCCAATGGCCAGACCGGTGACGGAAAAGGTCGCAAAGTTATTATTCTGGGAGCTGGGCTGGCAGGGCTGACCACGGCTTACGAACTTGGCAAGCTCGGCTACGACTGCACGATCCTCGAAGCCCGATCCCGCTCGGGGGGGCGGGTCTGGACCGTTCGGGGGGGCACCAAAGAAACCGAAATGGCCGGCGGAATTGACCAGACGTGCCAGTTTGGTACCGGCTTGTATTTCAACGGGGGAGCCGCCCGCATCCCGCACCACCACCAGCTTACGCTGCAGTACTGCCGGGAGCTGGGTGTGCCACTGGAGCTATTCAACGGCTCGAATGAATCGGCCTATCTCTACAATGACGGGGGTACCGGCGATTTTGCCAACCGACGGATGCGCATCAGCGACTACCACATGGATATGCGCGGGTACACATCCGAACTCCTGGCCAAAGCCCTCGACCAGTCGAAGCTGGACGAGCAATTAACCAAGGAAGACGTTGAGAAGCTGATCGACTACCTCAAAAACGAAGGGGATCTGAACACCGGCCATCTCTACAAAGGCACTAACCGGCGGGGCTATAAAACCAAACGCGATCCGGGAGCGGGCAACACCCCCGGCGACCTGACCGATCCCTACGGCCTGACCGACCTGCTCCGCTCGGGTTTTATGCAGCCGGTCTTCTACAACAACGGCGATTATGCCTACGAGCAGCAGTCGACCTTACTACAGCCCGTGGGAGGTATGGATGCTATACCCAGGGCACTTGAATCGAAATTACCCGGTAAAATTATTTTCAACGCACCCGTCACCGAGTTGCGCAAAACCGAAAATGGCGTACGGGTGGTGTACACAAAAGCGGGCAAGCCTACTGAGATCAAGGGCGAGTTCTGCGTGTGCACACTTCCCCTGCCCATGCTCAAAAACCTGGAGTCCGACCTGTCGGGTACGGTGAAACGGGCGGCTGATTTCATCCCGTACATGAAGACGGGTAAAATCGGTCTCCAGTTTAAGCGCCGATTCTGGGAAGAGGACGACGGTATTTACGGGGGTATCTCCCGCACCAACATGGATATCAACCAGATCTGGTATCCATCGTTCGGGCTGCAGAGTAAAAAGGGCGTATTGATCGGTTATTACAATTTTTATAGCCGGGCCGAAGCGGTGGGTGCCATGCCCATTGCCGAGCGCGAAAAAATGGCCCTGACGCAGGGAGCCAAAATTCACCCGCAGTACCCGGCCGAGTTCGAAAATTCCTTTTCGCTGGCCTGGCACCGGATTCCGTATAGCGGAGGTGGCTGGGCGAACTACGATGACGCTACCCGCAAGAAATACTACCCTTCGTTGCTGGAACCGGACGGCAACATCTACTTCGCCGGTGAACACACCACCTACCTGACAGCCTGGATGGCGGGGGCCTTCACGTCGGCGCTACGAACGGTAGAATCGATTCATGCCCGGGTGGGAGAATACACGAAAAAGTAA
- a CDS encoding pyridoxal phosphate-dependent aminotransferase → MSSTLSRRDWLRTSGLLAAGLTATIKFAKAAPAITQGQSVFVDEFAAIRTSGLATPPDTMPKLRARLLANENPLGIAPSAKEALVKAADLGNRYAWTEFAQLKGMIAADEGVKPTNIMMSPGSSDILMAAATYFAKGGGTILTSAMTYDDLLERAQKQGAKVVALPMTKEYKFDLAAIKAKLTPDVKLIYLVNPNNPTGTVLPASELEAFCREVSPKVPVFLDEAYIDFYEPAERPKLGKLVAEGQNVILARTFSKIHGFAGLRLGYAIATPETLKALKPYTNGEFAVSITTLMAGIASYQDKDWQNHCRAENAKARDYTAKALTSMGYEVIPSSANFMLFPIRMKTKSFSEQMFASGIGIQTRDFNGQPYCRVSIGTMDEMAMFIDSFKKVVG, encoded by the coding sequence ATGTCATCAACTCTTTCGCGCCGGGACTGGCTTCGCACCAGCGGCCTACTAGCAGCTGGTCTTACTGCCACCATTAAATTCGCCAAAGCAGCACCGGCCATTACCCAGGGGCAGTCGGTGTTCGTTGATGAGTTTGCAGCCATCCGTACGTCCGGCCTGGCAACGCCCCCCGACACCATGCCCAAACTACGGGCCCGGTTGCTGGCAAACGAAAACCCGCTTGGCATTGCGCCCAGTGCCAAAGAAGCGCTGGTAAAGGCAGCCGATCTGGGTAACCGTTACGCCTGGACCGAGTTTGCTCAGCTGAAAGGGATGATCGCAGCCGATGAAGGCGTAAAGCCGACGAACATCATGATGTCGCCCGGCTCGTCGGACATTCTGATGGCGGCCGCTACCTACTTTGCCAAAGGGGGTGGCACAATCCTGACCAGCGCTATGACCTACGATGACCTGCTGGAACGGGCGCAGAAACAGGGCGCCAAGGTTGTAGCCCTGCCCATGACGAAAGAGTACAAATTTGACCTGGCCGCTATCAAGGCTAAACTGACGCCGGATGTCAAACTGATATACCTGGTTAATCCCAACAACCCCACCGGGACGGTACTACCCGCATCGGAGCTGGAGGCTTTCTGCCGTGAGGTATCGCCTAAAGTACCCGTCTTCCTCGACGAAGCCTACATCGACTTCTACGAACCCGCCGAACGGCCTAAGCTGGGTAAACTCGTTGCCGAAGGCCAGAACGTAATACTGGCCCGCACTTTCTCCAAAATCCACGGCTTCGCCGGTCTTCGGCTGGGTTACGCCATTGCCACCCCCGAAACGCTGAAAGCACTGAAGCCCTACACAAACGGAGAATTTGCCGTGAGTATCACGACGCTCATGGCCGGTATTGCCAGCTACCAGGACAAGGACTGGCAGAACCACTGCCGCGCCGAAAACGCCAAAGCGCGCGACTACACCGCCAAAGCCTTGACCAGCATGGGCTACGAAGTCATTCCATCGTCGGCCAACTTCATGCTGTTCCCCATCCGGATGAAGACCAAGTCATTTAGCGAGCAGATGTTTGCCAGCGGTATCGGCATTCAGACCCGCGATTTCAATGGCCAGCCCTATTGCCGGGTCAGCATTGGTACCATGGACGAAATGGCCATGTTTATTGACAGCTTCAAAAAAGTAGTTGGATAA
- a CDS encoding vanadium-dependent haloperoxidase has translation MTDPILYWNAVALEANRVSHTNDKKEQTGPALSSRALAIVHLAMYDAFAATDTTSVPALPPYMPGLPVPAAGSTTQAAVAAAAHATLSSLFPSQRDLFDAKLAEAGGIMNPGHAFGLVVASAILADRKNDPGTDSAGYVPSFARGAHKVDPDNPNQGFHAPFYGAKSKGFAITARHGLDAPPFDNADYEKAIKQVREKGIAPELMGTLSSGSNPRTSNETLIGLYWGYDGSAGLGTPPRLYNQIVRRLAIARNNTPAQNARLFALVNVAMGDAGILAWDQKYIHNLWRPVVGIREHDESMGMATAAKNVVKDNCDSSWLPLGGPATNSINQSVVMQKTSPAFPFNQIVSERPKNFTPNFPAYPSGHATFGAAALHITRLFYGAIDNPGVVNPMLGHHADDAFLTGLDFVSDELNGVNQDNRGTIRPRHVRSFPGGLWRMIEENGLSRVYLGVHWLFDAFAVKNNNKFDPTKNIGGVPLGLKIAEDIYKSGMDKSAVGPRP, from the coding sequence ATGACAGACCCCATTCTCTACTGGAACGCCGTCGCGCTGGAAGCCAACCGCGTTAGCCACACCAACGACAAGAAAGAGCAAACCGGACCGGCGCTCAGTTCACGCGCCCTCGCTATCGTTCATCTCGCCATGTACGACGCTTTTGCCGCTACTGATACGACATCGGTACCTGCGCTGCCTCCTTACATGCCTGGTTTGCCAGTGCCGGCAGCTGGTTCAACCACTCAGGCCGCTGTAGCCGCTGCGGCTCATGCAACCTTATCATCTCTCTTTCCAAGTCAGAGAGACCTGTTTGACGCTAAACTGGCCGAAGCAGGTGGCATTATGAATCCGGGTCATGCGTTTGGACTGGTTGTTGCCAGCGCTATACTAGCCGACCGAAAAAATGATCCCGGTACAGACTCGGCGGGATACGTTCCGTCATTTGCCCGGGGGGCGCATAAAGTTGATCCTGATAATCCCAATCAGGGATTTCACGCGCCCTTCTACGGAGCAAAGTCAAAAGGGTTTGCTATTACCGCCCGCCACGGGCTCGATGCGCCACCATTTGACAATGCAGACTACGAGAAGGCGATAAAACAGGTGCGGGAAAAAGGGATAGCCCCTGAGTTGATGGGCACCTTGTCGTCGGGCAGCAATCCCCGAACGTCCAACGAAACATTAATTGGTCTGTATTGGGGATATGACGGTTCGGCCGGACTGGGGACGCCACCCCGGCTGTACAACCAGATTGTGCGACGGCTTGCCATTGCCCGCAACAATACACCTGCTCAGAATGCCCGCTTGTTTGCGTTGGTCAACGTAGCTATGGGGGACGCCGGCATCTTAGCCTGGGATCAGAAGTACATTCATAACCTGTGGCGTCCGGTCGTTGGTATTCGGGAGCACGACGAATCGATGGGTATGGCAACGGCGGCCAAAAACGTGGTGAAGGACAACTGCGACTCATCGTGGTTGCCGCTGGGTGGTCCGGCAACCAACTCCATCAACCAGAGCGTGGTTATGCAGAAAACATCACCCGCGTTTCCGTTCAACCAGATTGTGTCAGAGCGTCCCAAGAACTTCACGCCCAATTTTCCGGCTTACCCATCCGGTCATGCCACCTTTGGAGCAGCCGCCCTGCACATAACCCGCTTGTTTTACGGAGCGATCGACAATCCGGGCGTTGTCAATCCCATGCTCGGTCACCACGCCGATGATGCTTTCCTTACCGGCCTCGACTTCGTTTCCGATGAACTAAATGGTGTCAATCAGGATAACCGCGGTACCATCCGGCCCCGGCACGTCCGGAGTTTCCCCGGCGGATTATGGCGAATGATTGAAGAGAATGGCCTCAGCCGTGTCTATCTGGGCGTACACTGGCTCTTCGATGCCTTCGCGGTAAAGAACAATAACAAATTCGACCCCACTAAAAACATCGGTGGCGTACCGCTCGGCCTGAAAATTGCCGAAGACATCTATAAAAGCGGTATGGATAAATCGGCGGTAGGACCGAGACCCTGA
- a CDS encoding M20/M25/M40 family metallo-hydrolase yields MKNRYALVIPLLFTLIRPASAQVIANRDPKIADLVDQVSADSLRAHVDGLVSFGTRSTLSDTKSSKQGIGAARRWILGKFNHYAKSSGGRLTATIDTWTLPADGRRVDVPTEMGNVIATLKGTDPTDKRVFLVQGHLDSRVTGVMNRTAVAPGANDDGSGTAAVIELCRVMSKAGFPATIVFAAVSGEEQGLLGAEHLAEQYLKNNVNMEALLNNDIMGSNHSNETNIIDNTRLRVFSEGLPGNLMKDTTGRIAQIRQFGNENDGKARTLARYVKEIGERYVDNLEIMLIYRNDRYLRGGDHTPFVQRGFAAVRLTEMNENYNHQHQDLRTENGIEYGDYAKFMDFDYLRKNTAVNLATLANLAKAPAMPQAVTIEVRNLTNSTTLYWKAPATGNVKGYYVLMRETSWPVWQKKFFTTKLGMTMPYSKDNYYFAVQAVSEDGNESLPVLPVPNLR; encoded by the coding sequence ATGAAAAATCGGTACGCTTTAGTCATTCCGTTGCTTTTTACGTTGATTCGTCCGGCTTCGGCTCAGGTCATTGCCAACCGCGATCCGAAGATTGCCGACCTTGTTGATCAGGTCTCGGCCGACAGCCTCAGAGCGCACGTCGATGGACTGGTGAGTTTCGGCACCCGCAGCACACTGAGCGATACCAAAAGTTCCAAACAGGGTATTGGCGCGGCCCGCCGGTGGATACTGGGCAAATTCAACCACTACGCCAAAAGCTCGGGCGGACGCCTGACGGCTACCATCGACACCTGGACACTCCCCGCCGACGGCCGTCGCGTTGATGTGCCGACCGAGATGGGCAACGTCATTGCCACCCTCAAAGGCACCGACCCTACCGATAAACGTGTCTTTCTGGTACAAGGCCACCTCGACTCGCGCGTTACGGGGGTTATGAACCGTACTGCCGTGGCGCCCGGTGCCAACGACGACGGGTCCGGAACGGCCGCCGTCATTGAACTCTGTCGCGTGATGAGTAAAGCCGGTTTTCCCGCCACGATCGTCTTTGCGGCCGTGAGTGGCGAAGAGCAGGGCTTGCTGGGTGCCGAACATCTGGCCGAGCAATACCTCAAGAATAATGTCAACATGGAAGCGTTGCTCAACAACGATATTATGGGCAGCAACCACTCCAACGAGACCAATATCATCGATAACACGCGGCTGCGGGTGTTCAGCGAGGGGTTGCCGGGCAATCTGATGAAAGATACGACGGGCCGCATTGCCCAGATCCGGCAGTTCGGTAATGAGAATGATGGAAAAGCCCGTACCCTGGCCCGCTACGTGAAGGAAATCGGTGAGCGCTACGTCGACAACCTGGAGATCATGCTGATTTACCGCAACGACCGTTACCTGCGTGGTGGCGATCATACGCCGTTTGTGCAGCGGGGTTTTGCGGCTGTTCGTCTGACCGAGATGAACGAAAACTACAACCACCAGCACCAGGACCTGCGCACCGAAAACGGTATCGAGTATGGCGACTACGCGAAGTTTATGGATTTTGACTACCTCCGGAAAAATACGGCGGTCAATCTGGCGACGCTGGCCAACCTGGCGAAGGCTCCCGCCATGCCGCAGGCCGTAACGATTGAGGTGCGTAACCTGACCAACTCAACCACCCTCTACTGGAAAGCCCCGGCAACGGGCAACGTGAAAGGTTACTACGTACTGATGCGGGAAACGAGCTGGCCCGTCTGGCAGAAGAAGTTTTTTACGACTAAACTGGGTATGACTATGCCGTACTCCAAGGACAACTATTACTTTGCAGTCCAGGCGGTAAGCGAAGACGGGAACGAGAGCCTGCCGGTACTACCCGTACCGAACCTGCGCTAG
- a CDS encoding plastocyanin/azurin family copper-binding protein produces MKKLLSTGSLLLALLLAQPVTQDARAQRPATEDDYYRLVTLPIPEEIKLEVGGLAPLPDGRLAVCTRRGEVWIIGNPYMQGSRVPTYKKYASGLHEPLGLMWHPKGYFLCTQRGEVTKLIDTDGDDVADEYQSFYKWPLSGNYHEYSYGPVLLPDGDMVITLNLDWVGRGASLAKWRGWMLKLTEKGEMTPWATGLRSPAGFGVLHDGSIFYTENQGDWVGSGRMTHLEKGDFAGNPAGLRWSSEAGSPLSLKPEDVPSTGKPMHEVAKTVKNLKVPAVWFPHTLMGISTSDFKEDTTKGAFGPFAGQLFVGDQGHSKIMRVDLEKVNGKWQGACFPFREGFQSGIIRTVWGQDGSLIVGMTSRGWSATGQSPYGIQRLVWTGKTPFEIKTIRSKPDGFDVVFTAPVDRKTAEDPASYSLNSFTYKYHQTYGSPIEDAKPVPIRGVIVASDGLSARIVADTALREGYIHEIKAEGVRSAGNLPLLHTTGYYTLNAIAPGERVTIAARSAANESGHAGHAAMMASASTKAVPAPTKGTVSKSAVAAAKSAKRLTEQPADWTKGPDQVLTVSTKPGLKFDTDKLEVKAGSRVKVVFNNNDDMLHNFVITKPGAANAVGNAALRLNLNGPKMNYVPASADVLYHTNILQPETAESIYFVAPTEPGDYQFVCTFPGHSSLMQGILKVVR; encoded by the coding sequence TTGAAAAAGCTACTGTCCACCGGTAGCCTTCTGCTTGCTCTTTTGCTGGCCCAGCCCGTTACGCAGGATGCCCGTGCCCAGCGGCCCGCCACCGAAGACGATTATTACCGCCTGGTTACACTCCCCATTCCCGAAGAGATCAAGCTCGAAGTAGGTGGGCTGGCCCCCCTGCCCGACGGTCGGCTGGCGGTATGCACCCGGCGGGGTGAGGTCTGGATCATTGGCAACCCTTATATGCAGGGAAGCCGGGTACCGACATACAAGAAGTATGCGTCGGGCCTGCACGAGCCACTCGGCCTCATGTGGCACCCCAAAGGGTATTTCCTCTGCACCCAGCGGGGCGAAGTAACCAAGCTCATCGACACTGACGGTGACGACGTAGCCGACGAGTACCAGTCGTTTTACAAATGGCCGCTGTCGGGCAACTACCACGAGTACAGCTACGGCCCCGTACTGCTGCCCGACGGCGACATGGTCATTACCCTCAACCTGGACTGGGTGGGGCGCGGGGCCAGCCTGGCCAAGTGGCGCGGCTGGATGCTCAAGCTCACCGAAAAAGGGGAGATGACGCCCTGGGCCACGGGACTGCGGTCGCCGGCAGGGTTCGGCGTGCTGCACGACGGCTCCATCTTCTACACCGAGAATCAGGGCGACTGGGTAGGATCGGGCCGGATGACGCACCTCGAAAAAGGGGATTTCGCGGGTAACCCCGCCGGTTTACGCTGGTCCAGCGAAGCCGGATCGCCCCTGAGCCTGAAGCCGGAAGATGTGCCAAGCACCGGCAAACCGATGCACGAGGTCGCCAAAACGGTTAAGAATCTGAAAGTTCCCGCCGTGTGGTTTCCCCATACGCTGATGGGTATCTCTACGTCTGATTTTAAAGAAGACACCACCAAGGGAGCCTTCGGCCCGTTTGCCGGTCAGCTCTTTGTGGGTGATCAAGGCCACAGCAAAATCATGCGGGTAGACCTGGAAAAAGTCAATGGTAAGTGGCAGGGGGCGTGTTTTCCCTTCCGCGAAGGCTTTCAGTCGGGTATCATCCGTACCGTTTGGGGGCAGGACGGCTCACTGATCGTGGGCATGACGAGCCGGGGCTGGTCGGCAACGGGTCAGTCGCCCTACGGTATTCAACGTCTGGTCTGGACGGGTAAAACACCGTTCGAGATTAAAACTATCCGCTCTAAACCCGATGGTTTCGACGTTGTTTTCACCGCACCCGTCGACCGCAAAACGGCCGAAGATCCGGCCAGCTACAGCCTGAACAGCTTCACGTATAAATACCACCAGACCTACGGCAGCCCCATCGAAGACGCAAAGCCCGTACCCATCCGGGGGGTTATCGTAGCCAGCGATGGCCTGAGCGCGCGCATCGTGGCCGACACGGCCCTGCGCGAAGGGTACATCCACGAGATAAAAGCGGAGGGCGTCCGGTCGGCGGGGAACCTGCCCCTGCTCCACACCACGGGTTATTACACACTGAACGCCATTGCCCCCGGCGAGCGGGTAACCATAGCCGCCCGCTCCGCAGCCAATGAGTCGGGCCACGCCGGCCACGCGGCCATGATGGCCAGTGCATCGACAAAGGCGGTACCCGCACCGACGAAAGGTACCGTCAGTAAATCGGCGGTAGCGGCTGCCAAATCGGCAAAACGCCTGACCGAGCAGCCCGCCGACTGGACAAAAGGTCCCGACCAAGTCCTGACCGTCAGCACGAAGCCCGGTCTGAAATTCGATACCGACAAGCTGGAGGTGAAAGCGGGCAGCCGGGTAAAAGTCGTGTTCAACAACAATGACGACATGCTGCATAATTTCGTCATCACGAAGCCCGGCGCGGCCAATGCCGTGGGCAACGCGGCCCTGCGCCTGAATCTGAATGGACCCAAGATGAACTACGTACCTGCCTCGGCCGACGTGTTGTACCACACGAATATCCTGCAGCCCGAAACGGCGGAGAGTATTTATTTTGTAGCCCCCACCGAACCGGGCGACTACCAGTTTGTGTGTACCTTCCCCGGCCACTCATCGCTGATGCAGGGAATCCTGAAAGTCGTTAGGTAA
- a CDS encoding tRNA-binding protein, which yields MADPITWSDFEKVDIRTGTIVAAEPFPQARKPAYKLTIDFGELGTKRTSAQLTKLYDASELIGKQVVAVVNFPPKQIATFMSECLILGAVAGDGTVTLLQTERSTENGLRVA from the coding sequence ATGGCCGATCCCATTACCTGGTCTGACTTCGAAAAAGTCGACATTCGTACCGGCACCATCGTAGCGGCCGAACCGTTTCCGCAGGCCCGTAAGCCAGCCTATAAGCTCACCATCGACTTTGGCGAGCTGGGTACCAAACGCACGTCGGCGCAGCTGACGAAGCTCTACGACGCCAGTGAGCTGATTGGTAAGCAGGTCGTGGCAGTCGTTAATTTCCCGCCCAAACAAATCGCTACGTTCATGAGCGAATGCCTGATTCTGGGTGCTGTTGCCGGCGACGGTACCGTTACCCTGCTCCAAACCGAACGTTCCACCGAAAACGGCCTGCGCGTTGCGTAG
- a CDS encoding PA14 domain-containing protein: MRTFPPFKLVPVLAGLLFSTTLHAQTTTPLPANWQHAGSIAGGGDQTMLKTTAGTALLVGKAGEPYLIAPATAPSDFHLTMDILMAPGTTARLILPAGKPVDLTDKRLSKAPGLWQTVDVRYRNQTGLSRKAMLEKLAFNGVTVTEGQTLPETPAGPVGLSVTNGSVAVRNLVYKPFAARNVARWTGPLHYTIYDGESATRDELAGKKILKQDTTSALSYEVAFGQPRRYAVLFTGKMDALQAGAYTFELNQGGIAGMWLDGKELIPTAYHDLGQPSTGTATLTAGPHDIQVFFARSWPRPGLGLFVSQAGTRPQPLHTLSSLPDPAPVGIISVTPEAKTQLIRSFVQMPGEKTKRTHSLSVGSPAGVHYTLDLNQMALLQAWKGDFANVTEMWHERGEPQLLTPMGTTVRLPGQSALMVLTNEATAWPDSLDESILQYKGLSVDKQGVPTINYELAGMTVTDAIRAEADGLRRTLQLAGTADGTTYCRVATGTSLEEVSKGLYAVNDRSYYIRVDPNTRMKRRASKGNQELLLPVSMKNGSGSVQYSIMF, translated from the coding sequence ATGAGGACATTCCCACCTTTCAAACTCGTTCCCGTGCTGGCTGGTTTGCTGTTTTCGACCACCCTGCACGCGCAGACTACTACTCCCCTGCCCGCCAACTGGCAACACGCAGGGTCAATCGCTGGCGGAGGAGATCAGACAATGCTAAAAACCACGGCGGGCACAGCCCTGCTGGTTGGCAAAGCCGGTGAGCCTTACCTGATCGCGCCTGCTACGGCACCCAGCGACTTCCACCTTACGATGGATATCCTGATGGCGCCCGGTACCACCGCCCGGCTTATCCTGCCCGCTGGCAAGCCTGTCGACCTTACCGACAAACGACTGAGCAAAGCCCCCGGCCTGTGGCAAACGGTGGACGTACGCTACCGTAACCAGACTGGCCTGTCGCGCAAGGCGATGCTGGAAAAACTGGCCTTCAACGGGGTGACGGTAACCGAAGGTCAAACACTGCCGGAAACACCCGCGGGGCCAGTTGGCCTCTCGGTAACGAATGGCTCTGTGGCGGTGCGTAACCTGGTTTACAAACCCTTTGCTGCCCGGAACGTAGCGCGCTGGACCGGACCGTTGCACTACACGATCTACGACGGCGAAAGCGCCACCCGCGACGAGCTGGCGGGCAAAAAAATCCTGAAGCAGGATACCACCTCGGCGCTTAGTTACGAAGTGGCGTTTGGGCAGCCCCGCCGGTATGCGGTGCTGTTTACAGGGAAGATGGATGCGCTACAGGCGGGTGCGTATACGTTCGAGCTGAACCAGGGCGGCATTGCCGGTATGTGGCTCGACGGTAAAGAACTTATTCCAACGGCCTACCACGACCTCGGCCAGCCCTCGACCGGCACGGCAACCCTCACGGCCGGACCACATGACATACAGGTATTCTTCGCCCGCTCCTGGCCCCGACCTGGCCTAGGGTTATTCGTGTCGCAGGCAGGAACCCGGCCGCAGCCCCTTCACACTCTGTCCTCACTGCCCGATCCCGCTCCGGTTGGCATTATCAGCGTAACGCCGGAGGCAAAAACGCAGCTTATCCGCTCCTTCGTGCAGATGCCGGGCGAAAAAACCAAGCGAACGCATAGCCTGTCGGTAGGGTCGCCGGCGGGCGTTCACTACACGCTGGACCTGAACCAGATGGCGTTGCTGCAAGCCTGGAAAGGCGACTTCGCTAACGTCACCGAAATGTGGCACGAACGGGGAGAACCGCAGCTGTTAACGCCTATGGGTACTACGGTTAGGCTGCCCGGCCAGTCGGCCCTGATGGTACTGACCAACGAGGCAACCGCCTGGCCTGATAGCCTCGATGAGAGTATACTTCAGTACAAAGGGCTTTCTGTTGATAAACAGGGGGTGCCTACCATCAACTACGAGCTGGCGGGCATGACCGTAACCGATGCCATCCGGGCGGAGGCCGACGGGTTACGCCGGACACTACAGCTAGCGGGAACGGCCGATGGAACGACTTACTGCCGGGTAGCCACCGGCACATCGCTGGAAGAGGTGAGCAAGGGCCTGTATGCCGTTAACGACCGCAGCTACTACATTCGCGTCGACCCCAATACGCGGATGAAACGGCGCGCGAGCAAGGGTAACCAGGAGTTGCTGTTGCCCGTGTCCATGAAAAACGGATCAGGTTCTGTCCAGTATTCCATTATGTTCTGA